A DNA window from Chiroxiphia lanceolata isolate bChiLan1 chromosome 6, bChiLan1.pri, whole genome shotgun sequence contains the following coding sequences:
- the LOC116788449 gene encoding extracellular tyrosine-protein kinase PKDCC-like, whose translation MAAAAGRARRSARLSAAALLALPALALLALPPGRGGGGGGGGGVGGEAQPGSAPPLLLPPGLREELRQRRRDLRRLEAAAGGGGEAAAGRLGCGDLSRATAVSILGWGFTKVVARAVLEGGGAVALKSVHGAGREVRRCVQRYGAPAGCRRLAAYKVLKEVTLLQRLQHPGIVQLHGQCYENSEDAELRVTAMLELGSPLEMIQLLQTPWEERFKICLSLVKLLFYLAHSPLGSIVLLDFQPRQFVMVDGNLKVTDMDDASTEELSCKEDIDCTLDFPTKSFPLKCSAVGKCEGINEKKNLFNAYRYFFTYLLPHSAPAALRPLLSDILNATGDLRYGINETMRAFEKVLHLYKSGLYLQKRPLLLKDYISLKGFRTVEGEDYKCWPSYSHLGCLLSIHSAEEAAAICNSQSQCQSFIITQQRTWTGRPLASFQSSWTDLIPDTNAVVYIKRSASSGERL comes from the exons atggcggcggcggcggggcgggctcGGCGGAGCGCCCGGCTGAGCGCGGCGGCGCTGCTGGCGCTGCCGGCCCTGGCGCTGCTGGCGCTGCCGCCCGGccgcggtggcggcggcggtggcggtgGCGGTGTTGGTGGCGAGGCGCAGCCGGGCTCCGCGCCGCCGCTCCTGCTGCCGCCGGGATTGCGGGAGGAGCTGCGGCAGAGGCGGCGCGACCTGCGGCGGctggaggcggcggcgggcggcggcggggaggcggcggcgggcaggCTGGGCTGCGGCGACCTGAGCCGGGCGACGGCCGTGAGCATCCTGGGCTGGGGCTTCACCAAGGTGGTGGCGCGGGCGGTGCTGGAGGGCGGCGGCGCCGTCGCCCTCAAGTCGGTGCACGGGGCGGGCCGGGAGGTGCGGCGGTGCGTGCAGCGGTACGGGGCGCCCGCCGGCTGCCGCCGCCTGGCCGCCTACAAGGTGCTCAAGGAGGTGACGCTGCTGCAGCGCCTGCAGCACCCCGGCATCGTACAG CTGCACGGTCAGTGCTATGAGAACAGCGAAGATGCTGAGCTGCGGGTCACAGccatgctggagctgggatCCCCCCTGGAGATGATTCAGCTCCTGCAGACCCCCTGGGAGGAAAGATTTAAA aTTTGCCTCAGTCTTGTGAAACTGCTCTTTTACTTGGCACATTCCCCCCTGGGTTCAATAGTCCTCTTGGATTTCCAGCCGAGGCAGTTTGTTATGGTGGATGGAAACCTAAAAGTGACAGACATGGATGATGCCAGCACTGAGGAGCTGTCATGCAAGGAAGATATTGACTGCACACTTGACTTCCCTACCAAAAGCTTCCCTCTCAAATGCTCTGCAGTTGGGAAATGCGaaggaataaatgaaaagaagaatcTTTTCAATGCATATCG gTATTTTTTCACCTATCTTTTGCCACACTCGGCACCAGCAGCTTTGCGGCCCCTTTTGAGCGATATTCTGAATGCAACAG GTGATTTACGATATGGGATAAATGAAACCATGAGAGCTTTTGAAAAGGTTTTACATCTGTACAAGTCTGGGCTCTATCTGCAGAAAAGACCTCTTCTTTTAAAAG ACTACATCTCCCTAAAGGGTTTCCGAACAGTGGAAGGAGAAGACTACAAGTGCTGGCCCTCCTACAGCCACCTGGGATGTCTGCTGTCCATTCACAGCGCCGAGGAAGCTGCTGCAATTTGTAACTCCCAGTCACAGTGTCAGAGTTTTATCATCACCCAACAGAGGACGTGGACAG gaCGCCCACTCGCCTCATTTCAGAGTAGCTGGACTGATTTAATACCAGATACTAATGCTGTAGTCTATATTAAACGTTCGGCTTCCTCAGGGGAAAGACTTTAA